A stretch of Cicer arietinum cultivar CDC Frontier isolate Library 1 chromosome 5, Cicar.CDCFrontier_v2.0, whole genome shotgun sequence DNA encodes these proteins:
- the LOC101515088 gene encoding probable protein phosphatase 2C 3 isoform X1 — MAAKSCRGLPAQLAAMQVVKEALKTRGLKDDTTCIVVDIIPPDNELSSTPPPRKRNKLIDFFFRKKSCDSAGKLSKKLSAINIMEELFEEGSAMLAERLLIHNGMVLLGDFLRLYGMNLSYFKI; from the exons ATGGCTGCAAAATCTTGCCGTGGTTTGCCTGCCCAACTTGCTGCTATGCAGGTTGTCAAG GAAGCACTAAAAACAAGAGGTTTAAAGGATGATACAACATGCATAGTAGTTGACATAATCCCACCTGATAACGAATTGTCGTCAACACCTCCCCCGAGAAAGCGGAACAAGTTGATAGATTTTTTCTTCAGAAAGAAGTCTTGTGATTCTGCTGGTAAGCTATCAAAGAAGCTTTCAGCTATAAATATAATGGAAGAACTGTTTGAAGAAGGATCAGCAATGCTTGCTGAAAG GTTGTTGATCCATAATGGTATGGTTCTCCTTGGAGACTTCTTGAG GTTATACGGGATGAACCTGAGTTacttcaaaatttga
- the LOC101515088 gene encoding probable protein phosphatase 2C 3 isoform X2 has translation MAAKSCRGLPAQLAAMQVVKEALKTRGLKDDTTCIVVDIIPPDNELSSTPPPRKRNKLIDFFFRKKSCDSAGKLSKKLSAINIMEELFEEGSAMLAESYHCSFCSGC, from the exons ATGGCTGCAAAATCTTGCCGTGGTTTGCCTGCCCAACTTGCTGCTATGCAGGTTGTCAAG GAAGCACTAAAAACAAGAGGTTTAAAGGATGATACAACATGCATAGTAGTTGACATAATCCCACCTGATAACGAATTGTCGTCAACACCTCCCCCGAGAAAGCGGAACAAGTTGATAGATTTTTTCTTCAGAAAGAAGTCTTGTGATTCTGCTGGTAAGCTATCAAAGAAGCTTTCAGCTATAAATATAATGGAAGAACTGTTTGAAGAAGGATCAGCAATGCTTGCTGAAAG CTATCACTGCTCTTTCTGTTCAGGTTGTTGA